From a single Streptomyces sp. NBC_00377 genomic region:
- a CDS encoding putative leader peptide, with translation MSGTGIALVSRRHVDLGRMSSAICPAS, from the coding sequence ATGTCCGGAACTGGAATTGCCTTGGTGAGTCGGCGACACGTCGACCTCGGCCGCATGTCCAGCGCCATCTGTCCGGCGAGCTGA